TTGAGAGCCTAGTTTTCAATAGAGAGGTTAATGCTTTAATAATGCAGTCTAGTAATTTTCTGGCTGAATAGGACTCTAGATAATTTTGTAGATAAAATGTTGATGAGAAGTATCTGTCTTCCTGAGAAAGGGAAACATCCTACCTCCAtcaatgttttgggttttgtcatGTGTTCTTCACCCTCAGGCTGCTCCTCCATTAAACTTGCCTCTGTATTCTGTACAACAGACAAGAACAAGGATACCTTGTTACTGACAATATctgaaaggggaaggaaaaaaaaaaatcccacaaatccctAAAAAACCAAGCTCCCTGAGAGAGCAAAAGACTCTAAACCTTACGTAAGAATATGAATGCTTTTTAGCTCTTTCCACATGAATAAACAAGAGAATACTTACAGCAATTTCCTTCCCAGCTTCTCCTGTACAGTAGGAGTACTTGACAAAGGAGTGGCAGCACTTGTAACCCCACTTGCCTTCTTTCCAGTATGAACCCCAAATGCACTGCAAGAGAACACACCACACAGTTACTCCTGTAAGAGGCAGGCTATAATTTCCTCCTGAGTTGATGTCCTGGTAAGCAAATTACTCAAACAGTCCAAAAGGCAGCTAAGAGAAATACTTTCCTATTTTACATGAACCTTACAGGTACACTGTCAAAAAAGAGAATCACAACAGGATGTGGTCAATTTCTATTCAAAATGGAAGGCAAACAGTAACTTCTTCTTTAGTTTAAGACTGCCATGGCAACTCCTCAAATTCCCATCACAACTATGACAATCTGAAGTTTCTCCTTAACAGAAAAGGGAGAGTGTTACATTGAGACAGGAGAAATGTATTTGATGCATTAATTAGATTGTACTGCATCCTAATATAGCTCCAATGGGATGGtacctaattttaaaaaattttaaacacaACCTAGGACTTACTGTATGGTTGTTGATCTTCACATCCTCTTCATACTTAGAACAAGCAATAGCTTTCTCCTGTCCTTTGATGACTGTTCCATGCCTAGAATACTCCACATAATCTTCTGTTTGAGCCAACAGAAGTTCAGCTGGTGGGGCATCTAAATGTTCTTGTCCTCCATActaaaatgcaaacagaaatggCATACAATGGTTTTGGAAAAAACACACCTTTTATATAGTTAAGcaaacatttcaaaaacagTGCCTTTGGTACCTTGTCAAGAAGGCCCAAAAGTGGACAAAGATAGTTTAATCTTTAGTGAAGAGTTAAGACAAATACATAATCTCCTACGGCCACTGTGGTGTCTTTTGGAGTTTagttttgtgggggttttaGTGTGcatgtggttttttgttgtgttgtttgtttgtttttgttctgttttatgCTTGGAGAATGACAGCAGTGATATTCCTCACTCAAAGCAGAAAATCTTTAGAGACCAAGCCAAAGACCAGCTTGGGTAGAACCAGAGCAATACTTCCTGCCCCCCTTCCAAACTTGAATGTTGAAATGCTGCTGAGAACAGCTGATGCACTCTCACATAGGATTAGTAATCTTACTCGTTCCCCAAGACCCAGACTTCAAACTCAACAGAATTCCTATTATATAAACCAAAATGACTATTACCTTCTCTAGGAtgctttctttctgctgtgccttgaaatcttcttttttcactttgaaaGATTTATAGAGGAGTTCTAATTTTGTAGGGTCTGCTTGAAGATGAACTTCAGAGCCTTTGTCATAAGCCTCCCAGGCAAACACTGTGTACACAAGAGGTTCCATTCAATATTTACTCTAAAACTGACACACATTCAAATTACATCCTTTAATTCTGACGCAATTTCAAATAAGGCCTCAATTTATAAAGATTTActtatttctcttttgcaagaaagcagcattaaatattttaagtgaaCTTCCTTCAAAATCCCCAAGCCCAAAGCGCACTTACGCTGGGTCTGTGCCATTGAAATGGTGTCGCCTGTGTAGCGAACAAAGTTGTCACCTGCATAACCAACTCTGCAGAAAAGAACACAATTCTCAGCATTTGTAACGTGATTTCCTCTCAAATACAAACACAGAAGTGCAACAGGCAAGTAAAAAATTCTCTTGTGCACTAAGAGTTAAgaacagaagcagaagaaagtgCAGCCAACTCAATATATGAAACAAAAGCCTACGCTCCCTGCAAAGCCATGAAAGCATTAGGCAGCCACTCAAAAACTGTGATGTTTGTGTTCAAGGGACACATGACACAGCCCCAGAGATCTGTCTGAGATGCCAAGCACTAGAAGTTAAACTTGGACCTAGTTACACAATAAATATGCATAAACAGTCTGAGATATTCCAGCACAGTGATTCTCACTTCTGGATTTCTGACTCTTCAGTCCAGACTCAGCATATCTGACTGAGTTTAAGAAAGCCTGGGATACCTTTACTGCTCTCAGTAAAGTGAGACACTTGAGCACAGCCCTTGAAGAAATGCACAGtcagcacagaaacacacatTGAGGATCAAAAAATGCTACCAATCCAATTCCCACTCTTTCATCTTCCCAAAGCCACTCTAAAAAATTTACAGTCTGAAAAGCTGTGGCAGAAATTTAGATTCAACAAAGATCAAATTATGACTTGACAGAGAAGCAAAAGCATCTGCATCTAAAAAAACCTATTGACTGGCATTACTCTAGCTGGGGGCAAAGAGAGGTGGAAAGAGCAATATCTGCTATCATTTAGGTACTGTCATTCTATTTTAGGCAGTGAGCTAATCCAATTACTGCTCTCTGAATACATGTTTTACTCACAGCCTGTCTGTGCTGTACATTCCCAGCACAACACAGGTCAGGTGTCTGAATTGGGAGTTAAGGGAGACAGCCAAGTGTGCAGCCAAAAGCCAGCCTATGGCAGCTTTCATTAGGCTATCTAGACAATGCAAAGCTTTCACACCTTTTCTATGTAGAGTCCATTAATACAGGAGGAGATCTTATTcccaattaaaatattttgttaggTACCACAAACTCACCACACTAGTCTCCAGAACCAAGAAACAAGGCATAAACTTTAAGATTTgattactgaaatattttacataaatataattattgtatGCAGGCATCACCTCTAGATGCAGCAGTGTCCTAGCCCTTGTACAGATAATTACACTAAACCATGGTCCACATGTCCCTGAAGATTAAGGATCAGTCAGTGTTACAAAAATACCACTTTTATATACTAAACCAAAATGTGtttctaaataaaatgttttttttttctaggtttACTAATATGTGTACACGTAATTGACTAGAGATTCATTAGCTAAAGGACATAcaggtaaaagaaaatataaaattattaatataatatttaagAGTTTTGTTGGATATACAAGCATGACCTCATTTTAACTTACTCATCTGGATTCTTGCCTGTGTTGGCATAAGGGTTCTCCCTCATTGCTCTTGTTTTGGGATCATAATAAGCAGAGTTTGGATCTAGATTCCTCAGGTactagagaaaaaaacaacaaaaaagataCTTAATATTAGTGATTTTGAAAGAACTGAGGTTACTCTTGCATCCTCCAGTTTAGATGTCTTAAGAAGTTCTATCTGTACAAAAGGATGACCTTGATGAAGTCATAACATGGGCAGGAACAGAACTGAGAACAGACCTTAACTTCCAAACCCCTAGACCAAGAAACAAAGTCATTAATAACTGAATAGGTAATTTGTTGAAATGAACTCCCAGGAATGCAGAAGAAGATCTGCCCAGAACTCTTTACTCACTTTGGCAATGTCCTCCCGAATACGCAGATTTCGGACTGTGATGCGTCTTTTAGAGTCAAAGTTCTGTCCAGGCATGTCAATGTCATCTGCATATttgtcttcatcttcatcttcactGTTATGATCTCTTTCCTGAGAAGAAATGGAGAATTTCTAACTAAAAGTGTTCCTTCACTCTGGAGACACATACAACAATAATTTTAGTGGTTTCCTTAAGTTCTGCAATCCCTGTAGTTACAAGGTGGCACAGTTTACCTGGGCTTAAGTGTGCTCTCAAGCTAATCTAACATTCAACACTTCAGAAGCACTCTTATTAAAGAATTTTCACTTCCTTCTTTGGAAATAATTATCAAAACATAACTATGATGATATTAAGAAAACAGTTATTTTGGTCAAAATATACTGTGTTAAATGCAGTTATGTGCATAATCTCTAAGGCTTGACAACACATAGGAACTAAAACAACAAGCTTCTTTATGAAATCCTGCAACCTCTGCCCAAAAGAAGAGGTAGGCAGTGGCATGGACACAACATTCACACCCTTGTTCCACCCTTGTTTTACTGCTCCACTAACTACAGGCTCTTTCTTTGCCCATGGTGTGATGCAGTGGGTAATCATCTTACTGTCTGTGAATTTGATTCCTCTTCTCCCCACTGGTGTCTTGGGGAGTTCTGCAGCAAACAAAGAGCACATCAGCAGAGAAGACAAGATagtggaaaaaagcaaagcagcagggaTACAAAGGGCAATCAAAGCAGAGCTTCATGCTGGATACAACATACAATTTACTATTGGCCCCAAATGCAGAAACACTGCTACATAACATTCTAGCAGAATGCTCTTAGTTTCTGTGACAGACACATGTTGGAGAACTGTTCACTTTATTCCCAACAAAATTTCCAATTCTTTGCAAGAACAGCAAATTCTAAAACTGTTGCTGTTATTTAGAGCTTGTTATGCTTTTGAACACTGAGGATTGAGACTGTAACATTTCATATCATGTAAATATAATCAAGTTGCAACTCTGAAAGCTTAAAGAATTCAGGAGATATGTATTCAACAATTTAGTCAGGATTTATAGGAATACTAAGCACTTAGGCAGAATTTAAGTTCAACAAACACAGCCAgatcttatttttttaacctgctTAGTCTTTAACTGAAGAATACTAAATATAGTAAAGATGGGAACAGCTGTAAGCCCGggaacacagagcagcactgactATGCAAATCAGTCTCAGTCCCCTCCCTCAGAGACAGCTCTTATATTTAAACACACTTAAATTTAAACACACTTTTCTTCTTACATTTCCACTTATAAGCAGTAAGTATACAGAAGCCAACAGTGTTTGCTTCATAGAACGGGCATGAAAAGAGGAGGAATCACCTCTGTTGGGGAGGTCAGTAAAAAGCACTGTAGTCTGGGCTGGGTGGCAGATGGAGCTCACTGTGCCATCTAGTGACAACCCACGGGgggacagcacagcctctgcaaGGAGGCTTTAGGTCAGGACTTCTGACCAGTAGCAGtctctgttttttccccattttgtaAGTCACTGTGCAGTGATTTTATCTTAAAACAATCCTTTTTCTTAAGGAAACACCTTCCTAATCCAATTTATATTAAACATTACTAAATCAATGCACAGTCATCACCTCAGCACTAGTCAGACCCTACCAATCTTTAAATAGGAGAAAAGTATTTTggtatatgaaaaaaaaattactacatGGAAAACAAGCTCCTCTGACCAAAATTCCACGTCAATAATTTCAGCAACAATAAAAATCACACAGAATTTCTGCCTGtaaggggaacacaaaacaaTTCTAATTTGAAAGAAGATGCTTCAAGTTCTTGAGTGTGACACAGAACATGCTGGTGCTAGGAAAATCTTTAAATTACTGAAGGGCATAAAACCCAACAGCAGACCCTATATAGAGagtaaaagaaagcagaaataatcTGTTTTACATTTATTCAGCCTAAGCAAAAATAGATTAGCTAAGTTTACTTACCACTTGCTCCAGCTTCCCTGATGCCAACTCCTCCTGAAGCTTCTGGGCTTTCAGGGTACGTTTGGCCTGTGCAGTACAAAAATGCgtttgtttaaatatttctccTAAGCAGCAGCTCTAATATCAACAGAACACACTACAAGTGTccatcctcccagcccagccacaccAAACACTAACTCTCTCCCCAATAAACCACAGCCCCCACGTACCAAATCAACCTTGGAGTACTCCTCTACAATTTTCATGTGCTCCTCTGGGTTATACCCATTCCACCGGTCTCGCTTCCCGTCGTAATCAAACATCAGCTGAGGCTGCACGTGCTCATCTGGGGCAATGTTCATGCCTGTGTATTTTGCTCCAACTTTCCTGGgtctctgcaaaaaaaaaaaaaaaaaaaaaagatggttaGATCAGTCCATTAGGTTACTCACTCACATATCCTTTAAAAAACACTATCAATCAAGCTCCTCTAAAGCAAGTTAAATTCAGCACTGTAAGGCTGTGGATTGTAAATAAATTCAAGTAGTTCTGCACTTTTATGTAGCACAACTGACTTCAAACTCCATAAAttcttgtttatatttttttcaattaaagaaGCAATTAAAACAGTTTCTGGGCGTGTCTTCTGCCTGAGATGAAGCAGGAAAACAGACACAACAGCACCTGAGTTAATGCAATTAgcaagaaaataacattttcaccTATTATTAGACCATAGATCTTATGACAAGCAGAATTTATGGACAACACACTGAATTCTATCActttattaataattttgtcAGATATTTCTAGACCATCTCTCACTACTTGTGACATTTTCCAAAATAGCTTTTCCAAGCCCAGCATTTCACCTACAGCCAGCTGTTTTTCACAAAGATTAAACTCCTGTGGCATTCAAACCCATTAAGGCAGGGCCAAAAGGGGATTACCTCTGTGCAGCCCTTACCTCCATGCAGTCCTTCTTCTTGTGGGTCAGGGCCCCGCAGTTCTCGCAGGCTCCCTTGCGGTACCGCGTGGCCACGGCGTGCTAGGGAAAAACACAACATCAGTGtcagccctgggacagctcaCACAACAACTTCATGTTTGCAACACCACTCAGGAGTGTGAGCCTCCCCCAAAGCCCAAATGGGTTTGAAAAACCTGCTGAATAAAAATTCCTGCCCCCCTCAAAAGCACACAGCCAGAAATCTCCCCGTGTAATCAGCCCAAGCCCTTATTTCATGGGAAAAGCACTCTGCATACCTCCTGAACTCCTCGTTTGTACCAATCTCCAGAGGAGTTGTActgcttctgcttctctggTTGAGGTCTCTGATGCTTTAGTGTGGGTCTCTTAGAAGGATCTATGTACCATGGCACTGAGGAGATGTACTGAGGAATATGAGGGTTGATATCCCTAAAAAAGATGTTGTGCAATGAACACATGGCAgggaaaaagcccaaaacaacTCAGTCTAACAATCAACTCCCACATTAAAGAACAAGTGCTTTAGGAGGGATAATAAATAATGAAGTTGGTACAACACACTACAAAATAAATTCTCAGTTTGATAAACACAGACTTTGAGATTTTGCTGCCACCTAATTCACTTAAACTGACTCCAAATCAAATGGCTTATTCTGTGTAATGTTActgagcaaaaaaaaccaaacagcaacATTTCTAAGAAACAACAAACCCTATGAAAGCAAGGGAGAGTCAACAGATGAGTTACACAATAAAAGACCCCTGCGCTATGTTTTGCTCACTTTTAAAATACCATGTGTTATTAGCTTCATGGATGGGACTTTTTAGCAGAACTGTCAGTAGCgacagaaaataaacactgaaCCTGTATTTTTCCAGAAAGTACTGGAATAATAAAACACAAAGTTCAATTGTTTACTTCTACAGTAACTCACAATGAAATAACGAGTTCCCCTCACAATTGCTCTGTAATCACAAcacaaaaagatatttttcctcaGCAGCTTTAGAACATCCACAGCTTTAGTAAACATACTTTCCCTCTTCATCCACTTCAGCAGGTGCATTCCCCAGTTTTCTCTGTTCTtctaattctttctttttcctccaatCTTCCCTTGTCATCTTCTTTGGTTCCTCCAGGCTCACATCAGTTGCCCCTCCGGCAGGAGGGGCGTTCGCTACCGCACCTGAGGCCATTTTGGCTTTTATCcttagcagaaaaaaaccccaaaccctagaaaacaaaagaaaagccttACAGATCGATAACGTCTGACATCACAGCCCTTCAACGTGATTGTGTGTCACCCAGTGAAATGAGCCAACTCCATATTATGCATTCCCGACATACCTCTGTCCTCAAAAAGAAACCTCACTGCCGAAAACACAGAATTACCTCACTGCTAACCGAGGACCTGGGCCTGCGCCTACCCCGGAAGAGACGGGAGAGAACAACAACGGGGAAACAGCGCCAGGCCCGGGGGAAGGAGAGGGCGGGGGACGCCAGCACTTACTCGGAGCCTACAGAAACCACCCTGTCAGGTCCCGAGTGCCGGTGCCGGTCCCGGATCCCGGCCCACTCCCCAGCCTGTTTACCTTACAGGCCACAGCGCCGCCCCACAATGCCCCGCGACAGTGCGAACTTCCGGGGCGGAGCCACCTCCCCGCGCCCGTCCCGTGCCCACCCCGCCCCAGAGCTCGCGTGCGGCTGCGCGCTCAGCCAATCGGCTGCCGCGCGTGGGTCGAAGCG
This genomic interval from Haemorhous mexicanus isolate bHaeMex1 chromosome 15, bHaeMex1.pri, whole genome shotgun sequence contains the following:
- the SLU7 gene encoding pre-mRNA-splicing factor SLU7 isoform X1: MASGAVANAPPAGGATDVSLEEPKKMTREDWRKKKELEEQRKLGNAPAEVDEEGKDINPHIPQYISSVPWYIDPSKRPTLKHQRPQPEKQKQYNSSGDWYKRGVQEHAVATRYRKGACENCGALTHKKKDCMERPRKVGAKYTGMNIAPDEHVQPQLMFDYDGKRDRWNGYNPEEHMKIVEEYSKVDLAKRTLKAQKLQEELASGKLEQVNSPRHQWGEEESNSQTERDHNSEDEDEDKYADDIDMPGQNFDSKRRITVRNLRIREDIAKYLRNLDPNSAYYDPKTRAMRENPYANTGKNPDEVGYAGDNFVRYTGDTISMAQTQLFAWEAYDKGSEVHLQADPTKLELLYKSFKVKKEDFKAQQKESILEKYGGQEHLDAPPAELLLAQTEDYVEYSRHGTVIKGQEKAIACSKYEEDVKINNHTCIWGSYWKEGKWGYKCCHSFVKYSYCTGEAGKEIANTEASLMEEQPEGEEHMTKPKTLMEIHQEKQKEKKKKKHKKSSNSDSEGEEKKKQEKLKKALNAEEARLLHIKEIMQLDERKRPYNSQYEAREPTEEEMEAYRMKRQRPDDPMASFLGQ
- the SLU7 gene encoding pre-mRNA-splicing factor SLU7 isoform X2, producing MASGAVANAPPAGGATDVSLEEPKKMTREDWRKKKELEEQRKLGNAPAEVDEEGKDINPHIPQYISSVPWYIDPSKRPTLKHQRPQPEKQKQYNSSGDWYKRGVQEHAVATRYRKGACENCGALTHKKKDCMERPRKVGAKYTGMNIAPDEHVQPQLMFDYDGKRDRWNGYNPEEHMKIVEEYSKVDLAKRTLKAQKLQEELASGKLEQVERDHNSEDEDEDKYADDIDMPGQNFDSKRRITVRNLRIREDIAKYLRNLDPNSAYYDPKTRAMRENPYANTGKNPDEVGYAGDNFVRYTGDTISMAQTQLFAWEAYDKGSEVHLQADPTKLELLYKSFKVKKEDFKAQQKESILEKYGGQEHLDAPPAELLLAQTEDYVEYSRHGTVIKGQEKAIACSKYEEDVKINNHTCIWGSYWKEGKWGYKCCHSFVKYSYCTGEAGKEIANTEASLMEEQPEGEEHMTKPKTLMEIHQEKQKEKKKKKHKKSSNSDSEGEEKKKQEKLKKALNAEEARLLHIKEIMQLDERKRPYNSQYEAREPTEEEMEAYRMKRQRPDDPMASFLGQ